From one Rhodothermales bacterium genomic stretch:
- a CDS encoding primase-helicase zinc-binding domain-containing protein, whose product MASILDHIPTRLRRAGATNGGEHAGPCPWCGGRDRFRVWPNQGASGRYWCRRCGRSGDAIRLVRELRGLGYREACAAVGVIASPTEKSLDRTPERLVPPSEAWQEQAWCEAERARDRLWAPDGGRALDWLRRRGLADRTIALASLGYQPADRRDPPARWGLDQPNDVYLPRGITIPWIIDGSIWRLNVRRPAGTPRYIGPAGSSNGLYNADDIQAARPVVLVEGEIDALSVMQDAPGVAAVATGSTSGGRRRHWIDRLQRAGTVLVAFDSDPAGEQAARFWLDTLPLARRWRPYWDDANAMLQDGIDLHAWVGRGLADTAD is encoded by the coding sequence ATGGCTTCCATCCTGGATCACATTCCGACTCGGCTCCGCCGCGCCGGCGCCACGAACGGCGGCGAACACGCCGGCCCCTGCCCCTGGTGCGGCGGGCGGGACCGTTTTCGCGTCTGGCCGAATCAGGGCGCGTCCGGACGGTACTGGTGCCGGCGATGCGGCCGCAGCGGCGACGCCATCCGCCTCGTGCGCGAACTGCGCGGCCTGGGCTACCGGGAGGCCTGCGCGGCGGTGGGGGTGATCGCCTCGCCGACGGAAAAGTCGCTGGACCGGACCCCCGAGCGGCTCGTGCCCCCCTCGGAGGCGTGGCAGGAGCAGGCCTGGTGCGAGGCCGAACGCGCCCGCGACCGGCTCTGGGCGCCCGATGGCGGCCGCGCGCTCGACTGGCTCCGGCGGCGCGGCCTGGCGGATCGGACGATCGCCCTCGCCAGCCTCGGCTATCAGCCGGCCGACCGCAGGGATCCCCCCGCCCGCTGGGGCCTCGATCAACCGAACGACGTCTACCTCCCGCGGGGCATCACGATCCCCTGGATCATCGACGGGTCGATCTGGCGGCTCAACGTGCGCCGGCCCGCGGGGACGCCCCGCTACATAGGTCCCGCCGGCTCCTCAAACGGCCTCTACAACGCGGACGACATCCAGGCGGCGCGCCCGGTCGTGCTGGTCGAGGGCGAAATCGATGCGCTGTCCGTCATGCAGGATGCCCCCGGCGTAGCCGCCGTCGCGACCGGCTCGACGAGCGGGGGACGCCGTCGGCACTGGATCGACCGGCTCCAACGGGCCGGGACCGTACTCGTCGCCTTCGACTCCGACCCCGCCGGCGAACAGGCCGCCCGGTTCTGGCTCGATACCCTCCCCCTCGCCCGGCGCTGGCGGCCCTACTGGGACGACGCCAACGCCATGCTGCAGGATGGCATCGACCTGCACGCCTGGGTCGGGCGCGGGCTTGCCGACACGGCGGATTGA
- a CDS encoding sterol desaturase family protein, whose translation MDLNPVIIAIPMYFTLMAVELVYESITHRKTYRLNDAVTNVSTGTLQQLTNTFLTLFRIGIYTLVYERFAFVQLDQTWGTFAVAFLMWDLCYYWEHRMAHTISLFWGGHVVHHQSEDFNLSVALRQTSTGFIWGLPFYLPMALVGIHPIQFVFVGGINLLYQFWIHTEHIGKMPRWFEAIFNTPSHHRVHHGRDPKYIDKNFAGVLIVWDRLFGTFQEEEERPHYGITRPLRSWNPVYANFAHYIDLFHTARKARSAGDVLRILFKRPGWQPAYLGGSAPLAAVDPSYTKYDEHEARDVNLYILAQFLGALAINALYFFRHASLDPVTKGCYALWILVTTLMFGFLFEHKNGWLSALEIGRLLTIPVGMWMVQQAGVPLAPVAFAAGAVFSVASTAAFIWLKWLRPSRSAEVI comes from the coding sequence ATGGATCTCAACCCCGTCATCATCGCCATCCCGATGTATTTCACGTTGATGGCCGTCGAGCTCGTCTACGAATCCATCACCCATCGAAAAACCTACCGGCTGAACGACGCCGTCACCAACGTCAGCACGGGCACGCTACAGCAGCTCACCAACACGTTTCTGACGCTGTTCCGGATAGGGATCTACACCCTCGTCTATGAACGATTCGCGTTCGTGCAGCTCGACCAGACGTGGGGCACGTTTGCGGTGGCCTTCCTGATGTGGGATCTGTGCTACTACTGGGAGCATCGGATGGCGCACACGATCAGCCTGTTCTGGGGCGGGCACGTGGTGCATCATCAGAGCGAGGACTTCAACCTGTCCGTCGCGCTGCGGCAGACGTCGACCGGCTTTATCTGGGGATTGCCGTTTTATCTTCCCATGGCGCTGGTGGGGATCCATCCGATCCAGTTCGTGTTTGTCGGCGGCATCAATCTGCTCTACCAGTTCTGGATCCACACCGAACACATCGGCAAGATGCCGCGCTGGTTCGAGGCGATCTTCAATACGCCTTCCCATCACCGGGTGCATCACGGGCGGGATCCGAAATACATCGACAAGAACTTCGCCGGCGTGCTGATCGTCTGGGACCGGCTGTTCGGGACCTTCCAGGAAGAGGAGGAGCGGCCGCACTACGGCATTACCCGTCCGCTGCGCAGCTGGAACCCGGTCTACGCCAACTTCGCGCACTACATCGACCTGTTTCACACGGCCCGGAAGGCGCGCAGCGCCGGCGACGTGTTACGGATCCTGTTCAAGCGCCCCGGGTGGCAGCCGGCGTATCTGGGCGGATCGGCGCCCCTGGCGGCCGTCGATCCATCCTACACCAAATACGACGAGCACGAGGCGCGGGATGTGAATCTCTACATCCTCGCGCAATTTCTGGGCGCGCTGGCGATCAACGCCCTGTACTTTTTCCGCCACGCATCCCTGGACCCGGTCACCAAGGGCTGTTACGCGCTCTGGATCCTGGTGACGACGCTCATGTTCGGCTTCCTCTTCGAGCACAAAAACGGCTGGCTGTCGGCGCTGGAAATCGGCCGGCTGCTGACGATTCCGGTGGGGATGTGGATGGTGCAGCAGGCCGGCGTGCCGCTTGCGCCGGTGGCCTTCGCGGCCGGCGCGGTGTTTTCGGTTGCGAGCACGGCGGCCTTCATCTGGCTCAAGTGGCTGCGCCCGTCGCGGAGCGCGGAGGTCATCTGA
- a CDS encoding alpha/beta fold hydrolase, with protein sequence MTPAKAVFLILGIALAIAFVLGPRPDVDETIQPLDLPADLDTYLATSEARFDDIIPGAEKTIVWANPEKARTPVSVVYLHGFSATRQETSPLSDSVAARLGANLFYTRLAGHGRSDDAMGEARINDWLNDTMEAYAIGQRLGERVVVIGTSTGGTLATWLAAQPDTDALMAVVLISPNYGPKDKMSGLLLWPWGKQLARMVVGPYYIWEPANEQHARYWKTRHPSSALVPMMGLVDLVNRLDFGRIQTPLLVVCSPDDQVVDPIRIAEAYPRFGSSVKELVLVEEAGDPSNHVLAGAILSPRETMPTVERIVTFLAPLAAEPVR encoded by the coding sequence ATGACTCCTGCCAAAGCTGTTTTTTTGATCCTGGGGATTGCCCTCGCGATCGCCTTCGTGCTCGGACCGCGCCCCGACGTCGACGAAACCATCCAGCCCCTCGACCTGCCGGCCGATCTCGACACCTACCTCGCCACGTCCGAGGCGCGCTTCGACGACATCATCCCCGGCGCCGAAAAAACGATCGTCTGGGCCAACCCGGAGAAGGCGCGCACGCCGGTTTCGGTCGTGTATCTCCATGGGTTCTCCGCCACGCGGCAGGAGACCAGCCCGCTCTCGGATTCCGTCGCCGCGCGCCTCGGGGCCAACCTGTTCTACACGCGCCTCGCCGGCCACGGTCGCAGCGACGACGCCATGGGGGAGGCCCGCATCAACGACTGGCTGAACGACACGATGGAAGCCTATGCCATCGGGCAACGGCTGGGCGAGCGGGTCGTCGTGATCGGCACGTCCACCGGAGGCACCCTCGCCACCTGGCTCGCCGCGCAGCCGGACACGGACGCGCTGATGGCCGTCGTCCTCATCTCGCCGAACTACGGTCCGAAAGACAAGATGTCCGGGCTGCTCCTCTGGCCGTGGGGCAAACAACTCGCCCGGATGGTCGTGGGCCCTTATTACATCTGGGAGCCGGCCAACGAACAGCATGCCCGCTACTGGAAAACACGGCATCCAAGCAGTGCGCTCGTGCCCATGATGGGGCTCGTGGATCTGGTGAACCGCCTCGATTTCGGGCGCATCCAGACCCCGCTGCTCGTCGTCTGCTCGCCTGACGACCAGGTGGTGGACCCCATCCGGATCGCCGAGGCCTATCCACGATTCGGCTCGTCGGTCAAGGAGCTGGTCCTCGTCGAAGAGGCCGGCGACCCCTCGAACCACGTCCTCGCCGGCGCCATCCTATCGCCCCGCGAAACGATGCCGACGGTCGAGCGCATCGTGACGTTCCTCGCGCCCCTCGCCGCCGAGCCGGTCAGATGA
- a CDS encoding TIGR00730 family Rossman fold protein has protein sequence MTESNQATAEVAGDDLPLLQGPQSRKSELWRAIRVFFEMLRGFRVLHFVGPCVSVFGSARFKEDHPYYELGRLVGRELVHAGFTVMTGGGPGIMEAANRGAKEAGGHSVGCTIELPHEQTDNPYLDRSVRFRHFYVRKLMLVKYSYAFIVLPGGFGTLDELFETATLVQTGKIRAFPLVLVGKSFWEPMLAFMYERLAAEGTIDGEDMNYFYVTDSPEEAVRYVRDVAMERFGLTYGARIKRRWILGEG, from the coding sequence ATGACCGAATCGAACCAGGCGACGGCCGAGGTGGCCGGCGACGATCTTCCCCTGCTGCAGGGGCCGCAGTCGCGAAAATCAGAGCTGTGGCGGGCCATCCGGGTCTTTTTTGAGATGCTGCGGGGCTTCCGCGTCCTGCACTTCGTGGGGCCCTGCGTCTCCGTCTTCGGGTCGGCTCGCTTCAAGGAAGACCATCCCTATTACGAACTGGGCCGGCTGGTGGGGCGGGAACTCGTCCATGCAGGATTTACCGTGATGACGGGGGGAGGCCCCGGCATCATGGAGGCCGCGAACCGGGGGGCGAAGGAGGCCGGCGGACATTCGGTGGGGTGCACCATCGAGCTACCGCACGAGCAGACGGACAATCCCTATCTCGACCGCAGCGTGCGATTCCGGCACTTTTATGTGCGGAAGCTGATGCTGGTGAAGTACTCCTACGCCTTCATCGTGCTGCCGGGCGGGTTCGGGACGCTCGACGAATTGTTCGAGACGGCCACGCTCGTTCAGACGGGCAAGATTCGCGCATTTCCGCTGGTGCTGGTGGGGAAGTCGTTCTGGGAGCCGATGCTTGCGTTCATGTACGAGCGTCTGGCGGCGGAAGGAACGATCGACGGCGAGGATATGAACTACTTTTATGTGACGGATTCGCCGGAAGAGGCGGTGCGTTATGTGCGGGATGTGGCGATGGAGCGGTTCGGCCTGACCTATGGGGCGCGGATCAAACGGCGGTGGATTCTCGGCGAAGGGTAG
- a CDS encoding sulfatase: MRLSVQGALWLLICLTLGFSLPGERTAGNAPKAPRNVVFILSDDHRYDFMSFHPNAPDFLETPNLDRMAAGGMHIRNAFVTTSLCSPSRASILTGQYSHRHGVVDNATDVPEGTRFFPQDLQQAGYQTAFFGKWHMGGETDEPRPGFNHWESFQGQGTYYNPVLNINGSRGEIKGYTADILTDHALQWLRDRQADQPFFLYLSHKSVHAEFEPAERHLGRYDDVKLRYPETMANTEENYRGKPNWVREQRYGWHGVDYMYHGTMDFDTFYRRYCETLLGLDENVGRVLDYLESSGLIENTLVVYMGDNGFSFGEHGLIDKRQAYEESMRVPMLVYAPGYVKAGSATDEMVLNIDIAPTVLELAGQATPARMQGRSFVPLLEGKTVPDWRKEFAYQYYWEYNFPHTPTVFALRGERYKFMFYHGLWDQNEFYDLQTDPLEKYNLIDSPEHQALIATMQERLFDMLDAEDAVNVAFRRPRYRQQDQRKLHD, from the coding sequence ATGAGGCTTTCTGTGCAGGGAGCGCTGTGGCTCCTCATTTGCCTTACACTCGGATTCTCTCTTCCCGGCGAGCGGACCGCCGGCAACGCGCCGAAGGCGCCGCGCAACGTCGTCTTCATCCTGAGCGACGACCATCGGTACGACTTCATGAGCTTCCATCCCAACGCGCCCGACTTTCTGGAGACGCCCAACCTGGACCGGATGGCTGCCGGCGGGATGCATATCCGCAACGCCTTCGTCACGACCTCGCTGTGCTCTCCGAGCCGCGCTTCCATCCTCACAGGGCAGTACTCGCACCGCCACGGCGTCGTCGACAACGCGACGGACGTGCCCGAAGGGACGCGCTTCTTTCCGCAGGATCTCCAGCAGGCCGGCTACCAGACCGCGTTTTTCGGCAAGTGGCACATGGGCGGCGAGACCGATGAGCCGCGCCCCGGCTTCAACCACTGGGAAAGCTTTCAGGGGCAGGGGACCTACTATAATCCCGTCCTCAACATCAACGGATCCCGCGGCGAAATAAAAGGCTATACGGCGGATATCCTGACCGATCATGCGCTGCAGTGGCTCCGCGACCGGCAGGCGGATCAACCCTTCTTCCTGTATCTGTCCCATAAATCGGTCCACGCCGAGTTCGAGCCGGCCGAGCGGCATCTGGGGCGCTACGACGACGTCAAGCTCCGCTACCCGGAGACCATGGCGAACACCGAGGAGAACTACCGGGGCAAGCCGAACTGGGTGCGCGAGCAGCGCTATGGATGGCACGGCGTCGACTACATGTACCACGGCACGATGGATTTCGACACCTTCTACCGCCGGTACTGCGAAACGCTGCTCGGGCTCGACGAGAATGTCGGGCGTGTGCTGGATTACCTGGAATCGTCGGGGTTGATCGAGAACACCCTCGTCGTGTACATGGGCGACAACGGATTTTCGTTCGGCGAGCACGGGCTGATTGACAAGCGCCAGGCCTACGAGGAGTCGATGCGCGTCCCGATGCTCGTCTACGCACCCGGCTATGTGAAGGCCGGTTCCGCTACGGACGAGATGGTGCTCAACATTGATATCGCCCCCACCGTGCTCGAACTGGCCGGCCAGGCGACGCCGGCGCGCATGCAGGGGCGTTCGTTCGTTCCGCTGCTCGAAGGCAAGACGGTGCCCGACTGGCGGAAGGAGTTCGCCTACCAGTACTACTGGGAGTACAACTTCCCGCACACGCCCACGGTCTTTGCCCTCCGGGGGGAGCGCTACAAGTTCATGTTCTATCACGGGCTCTGGGATCAGAACGAGTTTTACGATCTGCAAACCGACCCCCTGGAGAAATACAACCTGATCGACAGTCCCGAGCACCAGGCGTTGATCGCCACCATGCAGGAGCGCCTGTTCGACATGCTGGATGCCGAGGATGCCGTCAACGTGGCCTTCCGCCGGCCGCGTTATCGGCAGCAAGATCAGCGCAAATTGCACGATTGA
- the nifJ gene encoding pyruvate:ferredoxin (flavodoxin) oxidoreductase, with translation MKRTFATIDGNEAAAYIAHKTNEVVAIYPITPASPMGELADLWTMQRQKNIWGMVPDVVEMQSEGGAAGAVHGALQAGSLTTTFTASQGLLLMIPNMYKIAGELTSTVFHIAARSLAAQGLSIFGDHSDVMAARATGWAMLFANSVQEIMDFALIAQASTLESRIPFLHIFDGFRSSHEIQKIEMMPEKHIRTMIDDDLVRAHRTRGLSPDHPFIRGTAQNPDVYFQARETVNPYYLAVPEIVQRRMDELGALTGRTYRLFDYVGAPDAERVIVLMGSGAETVEETVMHLTAQGERVGLVKVRLYRPFSVEHLIQALPASVKTLAVLDRTKEPGAAGEPLYQDVLTAVVEGMAGGAAPFAAMPRIVGGRYGLSSKEFTPAMVRGIFDELKRDVPKNHFTVGIVDDVTHTSLPWDADWQIEPADVTRAVFWGLGSDGTVGANKNSIKIIGTETDQYAQGYFVYDSKKSGARTVSHLRFGPRPIHSTYLIQQANFVAVHQFNFLERYDTLALAETGATFLLNSPFGPDEVWDRLPRRVQEQIIEKSLAFYVIDALDVAREANMGGRVNTIMQTCFFALSGVLPREEAITKIKEAIKKTYGKRGEAAVQMNYAAVDAALAHLHQVRVPETATGMIELPLVVPTQAPAFVQHVTASMIAGLGDALPVSALPVDGTYPCGTTRWEKRNLAHEIPVWDTDICIQCGKCVMICPHAVIRSKVVDDAALADAPADFKTAPARWRELADQQYTLQVAAEDCTGCQLCVEICPVKDKTRVDRKAINMEPQLPLRERARAHWDYFLSLPDRSRYVDDGLKYTRSKDVQLLEPLFEFSGACAGCGETPYLSLMTRLFGDRAIVANATGCSSIYGGNLPTTPWTCNSEGRGPAWSNSLFEDNAEFGLGMRLAVNRQEAYARDLLGRLRHHDGALFDDLLNADQTTPAGIAAQRERVQQLKTRIAGDTSAEARDLALVADALVKRSVWIVGGDGWAYDIGFGGLDHVLASGKNVNVLVLDTEVYSNTGGQASKSTGIGAVAKFAAGGKATPKKDLGELAMSYGYVYVAQIALGADDTQTVRAFEEAESYDGPSLIIAYSPCIAHGIDMARGVDQQALGVKSGHWPLYRFDPRLADEGKNPFQLDSKAPSVPFKDYAYNENRYRTLTLVDPAGAARFLKAAQAHVDAHWKKFESLAGLSPSGDGAAMAAPAPPAPSTRPKPTMPPGFKAT, from the coding sequence ATGAAACGCACCTTTGCCACGATCGACGGCAACGAAGCCGCCGCCTACATTGCCCACAAGACGAACGAAGTCGTCGCCATCTACCCCATCACGCCGGCCTCTCCCATGGGCGAACTGGCCGACCTCTGGACGATGCAGCGCCAGAAAAACATCTGGGGGATGGTGCCGGACGTCGTCGAGATGCAGTCCGAAGGCGGCGCCGCCGGCGCGGTGCACGGGGCGCTCCAGGCCGGCTCGCTCACCACGACCTTCACGGCGAGCCAGGGCCTCCTCCTCATGATCCCGAACATGTACAAGATCGCCGGCGAACTCACCAGCACGGTGTTTCACATCGCCGCCCGCTCCCTCGCCGCACAGGGGCTGTCGATCTTCGGGGATCACTCGGACGTCATGGCCGCCCGCGCCACCGGCTGGGCCATGCTCTTCGCCAACTCGGTCCAGGAGATCATGGATTTCGCCCTCATCGCCCAGGCCAGCACCCTCGAATCGCGGATCCCCTTCCTCCACATCTTCGACGGCTTCCGGTCCTCCCACGAGATCCAGAAGATTGAGATGATGCCCGAAAAGCACATCCGCACGATGATCGACGACGACCTCGTCCGCGCCCACCGCACCCGCGGCCTCTCGCCGGATCACCCCTTCATCCGGGGCACGGCCCAGAACCCGGACGTCTACTTCCAGGCCCGCGAGACGGTCAACCCCTACTACCTCGCCGTACCTGAAATCGTGCAGCGGCGGATGGACGAACTCGGCGCCCTCACCGGACGCACGTACCGGCTATTCGACTATGTCGGCGCGCCCGACGCCGAGCGGGTCATCGTCCTGATGGGCTCCGGCGCGGAGACCGTCGAGGAAACCGTGATGCACCTGACGGCCCAGGGCGAACGCGTCGGGCTCGTGAAAGTCCGCCTCTACCGTCCGTTCTCCGTCGAACACTTGATCCAGGCCCTGCCGGCGAGCGTCAAGACCCTCGCCGTGCTCGACCGCACCAAGGAGCCCGGCGCCGCCGGCGAGCCGCTCTACCAGGACGTGCTCACCGCGGTCGTGGAAGGCATGGCCGGCGGCGCCGCTCCCTTCGCCGCCATGCCGCGGATCGTGGGCGGCCGCTACGGCCTCTCCTCGAAGGAGTTCACGCCGGCGATGGTGCGCGGCATCTTCGACGAACTGAAGCGGGACGTCCCGAAAAACCACTTCACCGTCGGCATCGTCGACGACGTCACCCACACGAGCCTGCCGTGGGACGCCGACTGGCAGATCGAGCCGGCGGACGTCACGCGCGCCGTCTTCTGGGGCCTCGGCTCCGACGGCACCGTCGGCGCCAACAAGAACTCGATCAAGATCATCGGCACCGAGACCGACCAGTACGCGCAGGGCTATTTCGTGTACGACTCGAAGAAGTCGGGCGCCCGCACCGTATCCCACCTCCGCTTCGGGCCCCGCCCGATCCACAGCACCTACCTGATCCAGCAGGCGAATTTTGTCGCCGTCCACCAGTTCAACTTCCTCGAACGCTACGACACGCTCGCGCTCGCCGAGACAGGGGCGACGTTCCTCCTCAACAGCCCGTTCGGACCGGACGAGGTGTGGGATCGCCTCCCGCGCCGCGTCCAGGAACAGATCATCGAAAAAAGCCTGGCCTTTTATGTGATCGACGCGCTCGACGTCGCCCGCGAGGCGAACATGGGCGGCCGCGTCAACACGATCATGCAGACCTGCTTCTTCGCCCTGAGCGGCGTCCTGCCCCGCGAGGAGGCGATCACGAAGATCAAGGAGGCCATCAAAAAAACCTACGGCAAGCGCGGCGAGGCGGCCGTCCAGATGAACTACGCCGCCGTCGACGCCGCCCTCGCCCACCTGCACCAGGTGCGGGTCCCGGAGACCGCCACCGGCATGATCGAACTCCCGCTCGTGGTACCCACGCAGGCGCCGGCGTTCGTCCAGCACGTTACGGCATCCATGATCGCCGGCCTCGGCGACGCGCTGCCCGTCAGCGCCCTGCCGGTGGACGGCACCTATCCCTGCGGCACCACCCGGTGGGAAAAACGCAATCTGGCGCACGAGATCCCGGTGTGGGATACCGACATCTGCATCCAGTGCGGCAAGTGCGTGATGATCTGCCCGCACGCCGTCATCCGCTCCAAGGTGGTGGATGACGCGGCGCTGGCCGACGCGCCGGCCGACTTCAAGACGGCGCCGGCCCGCTGGCGCGAGCTGGCGGACCAGCAATACACCCTCCAGGTGGCCGCCGAAGATTGCACCGGCTGCCAGCTTTGCGTCGAGATCTGCCCGGTCAAGGACAAGACGCGCGTCGACCGCAAGGCCATCAACATGGAGCCGCAGCTCCCGCTCCGCGAACGCGCCCGGGCGCACTGGGACTATTTCCTCAGCCTCCCGGACCGCTCGCGGTACGTCGACGACGGCCTCAAATACACCCGCTCGAAGGACGTGCAGCTCCTCGAGCCGCTCTTCGAGTTCTCCGGCGCGTGCGCCGGCTGCGGCGAGACGCCCTACCTCAGTCTGATGACCCGCCTCTTCGGCGACCGCGCCATCGTGGCCAACGCCACCGGCTGCTCCAGCATCTACGGCGGCAACCTCCCGACGACGCCGTGGACCTGCAACAGCGAGGGGCGCGGGCCGGCATGGAGCAACTCGCTCTTCGAGGACAACGCCGAGTTCGGCCTTGGCATGCGGCTGGCGGTTAACCGCCAGGAAGCCTACGCCCGCGACCTGCTCGGCCGGCTCCGCCACCACGACGGCGCCCTCTTCGACGACCTGCTGAACGCCGACCAGACGACGCCCGCCGGCATCGCCGCCCAGCGCGAGCGCGTCCAGCAGCTTAAAACCCGCATCGCCGGCGACACCAGCGCCGAGGCGCGCGACCTCGCCCTCGTGGCGGACGCGCTCGTCAAACGCAGCGTGTGGATCGTCGGCGGCGACGGCTGGGCCTACGACATCGGATTCGGCGGGCTCGACCACGTGCTGGCCAGCGGCAAAAACGTCAACGTCCTCGTGCTCGACACCGAAGTCTACTCCAACACCGGCGGGCAGGCCTCGAAGTCGACCGGCATCGGCGCCGTGGCCAAGTTCGCCGCCGGCGGCAAGGCAACTCCCAAAAAGGACCTCGGCGAACTCGCCATGAGCTACGGCTACGTCTACGTCGCCCAGATCGCCCTCGGTGCGGACGACACCCAGACCGTGCGCGCCTTCGAGGAGGCCGAAAGCTACGACGGCCCGTCGCTCATCATCGCCTACAGCCCGTGCATCGCGCACGGCATCGACATGGCGCGCGGCGTAGATCAGCAGGCGCTCGGCGTGAAGTCCGGCCACTGGCCGCTCTACCGCTTCGATCCGCGCCTGGCCGACGAAGGCAAAAACCCGTTCCAGCTGGACTCCAAGGCCCCGTCCGTGCCCTTCAAGGACTATGCGTACAACGAAAACCGGTACCGGACCCTCACCCTGGTCGACCCCGCCGGCGCCGCGCGTTTCCTCAAGGCGGCACAAGCGCATGTGGACGCCCACTGGAAAAAGTTCGAATCCCTTGCCGGCCTGAGCCCATCCGGCGACGGCGCCGCCATGGCCGCGCCCGCTCCACCCGCCCCCTCCACGCGCCCCAAACCCACCATGCCCCCCGGCTTCAAGGCGACATGA
- a CDS encoding dihydroorotate dehydrogenase-like protein: MDLSTTYLGLSLKNPIVASASPLSEQVSTIRRLEDAGAAAVVMHSLFEEQLTRESHRLDHYLDYGTESFAEALSYFPEAEAYHVGPDQYLDKIRAAREAVDIPIIGSLNGISSGGWIRYAKDIEEAGAHALELNIYYIPTDPDQTGAQVEARYVDIVKAIREHISIPLAVKLSPFFSSMAHMALQLAGAGANGLVMFNRFYQPDLDLDSLEVRPHLVLSESGELRLPLRWVAILYGRVPVDFAITSGVHTFEDVLKGVMAGANVTMMASELLKHGIDRIAVILDEVQHWLTLHEYESIQQMCGSMSQRHVKEPSAFERANYMKELQSWRPDPAGFSPY, encoded by the coding sequence ATGGATCTCTCGACCACCTACCTCGGCCTCTCGCTCAAGAACCCGATCGTGGCGTCTGCCTCGCCGCTGTCCGAACAGGTATCGACGATCCGCCGGCTGGAAGACGCCGGCGCAGCCGCCGTCGTGATGCACTCCCTCTTCGAGGAGCAGCTCACGCGGGAGAGCCACCGGCTGGACCACTATCTCGACTACGGGACGGAGAGCTTCGCCGAGGCGTTGAGCTACTTCCCGGAGGCCGAGGCCTACCATGTGGGGCCCGACCAGTACCTCGACAAGATCCGGGCGGCGCGCGAGGCCGTGGACATCCCGATCATCGGCAGCCTCAACGGCATCTCGTCCGGCGGATGGATACGGTATGCGAAAGATATCGAGGAGGCCGGCGCGCACGCGCTCGAGCTCAACATCTACTATATCCCCACCGACCCCGACCAGACGGGCGCCCAGGTGGAGGCGCGCTACGTCGACATCGTCAAGGCGATCCGCGAACACATCTCGATCCCGCTCGCCGTCAAACTCAGCCCCTTTTTCAGCTCCATGGCGCACATGGCGCTCCAGCTCGCCGGCGCCGGCGCGAACGGGCTGGTGATGTTCAACCGGTTTTACCAGCCAGACCTCGACCTGGACAGTCTGGAGGTGCGCCCGCATCTCGTGCTGAGCGAGTCGGGCGAGCTGCGGCTACCGCTGCGGTGGGTCGCGATCCTGTACGGCCGCGTGCCGGTCGATTTCGCCATCACGAGCGGGGTACATACCTTCGAGGACGTGCTGAAGGGGGTGATGGCCGGCGCGAACGTTACCATGATGGCCTCCGAACTCCTGAAACACGGCATCGACCGTATCGCCGTCATCCTCGACGAGGTGCAGCACTGGCTGACGCTGCACGAATACGAATCGATCCAGCAGATGTGCGGCAGCATGAGCCAGCGGCACGTGAAGGAGCCCTCGGCGTTCGAGCGGGCGAACTACATGAAAGAGCTGCAGTCGTGGCGGCCGGACCCGGCCGGGTTTTCGCCGTACTGA
- a CDS encoding LapA family protein, giving the protein MKLRTIIVIALLFLLILFAAINWSAFTTPFSLSFLFGDIQMPLGVFMLGFVGLLAVIFLLFLGKAETVALLEARKQHKELEKARKLADDEELSRINELRRLIETRFDELHARLDVALETSEPSLGDPNREPSTP; this is encoded by the coding sequence ATGAAACTGCGCACCATCATCGTTATCGCTCTGTTATTTCTGCTGATCCTCTTCGCCGCCATCAACTGGAGCGCCTTCACGACGCCGTTTTCCCTGAGCTTCCTGTTCGGCGACATCCAGATGCCGCTGGGCGTATTCATGCTGGGCTTCGTGGGTTTGCTGGCCGTGATCTTTCTGCTTTTCCTGGGGAAGGCCGAAACCGTGGCGCTGCTGGAAGCGCGGAAGCAACACAAGGAACTCGAAAAGGCCCGCAAGCTCGCGGACGACGAGGAGCTCTCGCGCATCAACGAACTGCGCCGGCTGATCGAGACGCGGTTCGACGAACTGCACGCGCGGCTCGATGTGGCGCTGGAGACGTCGGAGCCGTCCCTGGGCGACCCGAATCGGGAGCCTTCCACACCCTGA